From the Candidatus Atribacteria bacterium genome, the window AAGAAATCATCTTTCCACATTTTTGGCAAACAGCTTCTCTTAAATTCCCGTGCACTTCAATAACCTTCTTTGAACCTGCTCTCTGGTGAAGGTTATCGATATTTTGAGTTATGAGGTATTTAACATAACCCATCTCTTCCAACTGGGCAATCGCCTGGTGTGCAAGATTGGGAAAAACTCGGGATAACATCTCAATACGAGGTCGATAAAAATGGTAAAAACGCTGTGGGTTTTCCTTAAATGCGGCTATAGAGGTAACTTTAAAAGGGTCTACGTTCTCCCAGATACCTTTTCCGGGGGTCCTAAAATCTGCTATTCCCGATCCGGTGCTAACTCCCGCCCCGGTTAACACCACTGCATATTTAGATTCTTTAATTAACTCTGCTACCAGATTCACTTTTATATTATCAATGATATTCATTGTGGAAAATACCTTGAAACTTTGAAGTTTTTCGAATTACTCTACCCTATTTTATAGCCTAAGGGGGCTTCTCGATCAGGCTGAAGCAGGATAACTTCTCCTTCCTCTTTCATAACTCCTAAAATTAATACTTCTGATTTAAATCCGGCTATTCTTTTGGGGGGGAAATTAACTACCGCTACAATCTGCCGGTTAAGTAAATCTTCTTTAGAATATAATTTAGTAATCTGGGCTGAAGAGACCTTTATGCCTAACTCTCCAAAATCAATCTTTACTTTATAAGAAGGATTCCTAGCCCCTTCAAAATCTTTTACTTCGATTATCTTTCCCACCCGTATATCTATTTTTTGAAAATCTTCTAATGTTGCCATTATTTTTATGCCTGCCCTTCTATTAATATAATTGATAATTATCTATAAATAGCTTTTTAAAAATAATTCCTATAGATATTATTCTATTTTATGAATTTACGGATATTACTTAGATTATAGAATATAGATAACCAAAAAGTAAAGAGAGAATGCTAATAAGAACCAAATAGATAGCCAGTGTTTTATTACCAAAGATCTTTCTCAGCACCAGAATAGCTCCCCAGCTGGTAACCGGTCCGGCTATGAGTAACACCATACCGGCTCCTACATTCATGCCCTGGGAAATAAAGGCATGAACTAAGGGTACGCTAGCAGTAGAACAGATATACATGGCCAACCCAAAGATTAAACTGAATAAATAACCAAGTCCACCGTCAAAATGCTTCCCCACAAACTTCCCCAAGGGATTAATGGTGGACACAGCTGCCGCCAAGGTTAAACCCAAAAGTATTTCTGGACCAATTTCCCGGAGCATATCTGAAAAAATATATCTGGCTACCGATATTAATCTATTCTTTATCCAGATCCAGTCTTTAGAATTATCATTCTTAACGTATTTTCCCGGATCTTCCTCAAAATTTGAAGAATCTTCTTTATATTCCGATTTCAATACATTACAATTGTCTATATTCCTTTCACAGGTTGAGTCTGTGGTAAAATTATCTTTTTCGCCAGATAGAGGATCTTTTCCACTTTCTAACTTTTTAATTTTAATGGTATTACCGACAATACCCATGATTAATCCCATCAAAACAACTGAGAAGAATAAGAAAATAGTAAATTTTATTCCAAGAAAACGATAACTTACTAAAAGGGCGGTTATTGAGGTAGCAGGCGTAGCCACCAAAAACGCTAAAACAGGACCAAGCTTAGCACCTTTCTGATGAAGGTTAACTGCGATCGGAAGGGAACCTATACAGCAGACAGGGAGAATTGTACCAATAAGGGTAGAATAGAGAATAGGTTTTATTCCTTTATTTCCAAAATGTCTTTCCACCAATTTCGTCGGAACAAATTCATGGATCAAGCCACTTAAAAGAAATTCTATAACCAAAAAAGGTAATACTTCAATAAGATACTCTTTAAATTCTACAAGAAATCCGAATAATATATTCATTTTAATCATGGAAAAATATCTTTCACCATTTTAATACAAGTTGATTTATTTCTCTAAATATAGCCCTATAAGTTTTTCTGTCTCTACAAATAAATTAACTCTTTTATCTGCTGCCCGAGGATCATTAGAATAAATGTGGACATGTTTTTCATCTTTTCCCACATAATCAGTGGTATCATAAGATACTTTAAGTTCAGCTGATTCTCCCGGTTTAATGAGATTAGCAGAAATTGAAGCTTCTATACAGGGGCAAGATCCTTTTAAACTATCAATAATTAAATCTCCTTCTCCCTCATTTTTTACCGTAAAAATGTGGCTGGGTTTTTCGCCTTGTATCACTTTTCCAAAATCCCATTCCTCTTCTACAACTGTAATTCTTGGTTGAGGTCCGGAAATATTCTGGGTAATAGAATTATTTTGGGGAGCATTAGAAGAATCATTTTGGATATTACTAAATACCAAAATACCCCCCAATACTATAATTACTCCTATCAAAAAAAATATTACTATATTTTTACCTTTCATAGATTTTCTCCTTTCTTACTCTTTTTTTGTGCAGACCTATATCAATAATATAGATCAGATTTTTCTTTGGGAATGATCTTCCCATCCTGGAGATGGATTATCTTTTGGGCAGCTTGAGCCAATTCTAAATCATGGGTCGCAATAAATACGGCTAAGCCTTTTTGGCTTAATCTTTTAAAAAGTTCTAAAATTTGAAACCCAACTTTTGTCTCTAATTTACCCATAGGTTCATCGGCAATAAGCATCTTGGGATTATTTACCAATGCCCGGGCAATACCTGTCCTCTGTTTATCTCCACCGGATAAATATTTTACCTGAATCTCTTTTTTATCTTCAAGATTTACTTCTTTTAGTAAATCTAATATGTTTTTCTCGTCAATGTTTTTCTTAGCAAAAATTAAAGGTAATTCTACGTTTTCTCTAACCGTTAAGGTGGGAATTAAATAAAATCGCTGAAAGACAAACCCAATATTTTCTCTTCTGATCCTTATTAAATCATTTTCCTCAAGAGAAGTAACATCGGTGTTACCAATTTTTAAACTCCCTGCAGTCATTTTATCAAGACAACTAATCAGGTTCATTAAAGTGGTTTTTCCTGATCCGGAACAGCCAACAATTGATACAATCTCACTCTCTTTAATTTTTAATTC encodes:
- a CDS encoding NAD-dependent deacylase, which produces MNIIDNIKVNLVAELIKESKYAVVLTGAGVSTGSGIADFRTPGKGIWENVDPFKVTSIAAFKENPQRFYHFYRPRIEMLSRVFPNLAHQAIAQLEEMGYVKYLITQNIDNLHQRAGSKKVIEVHGNLREAVCQKCGKMISSEILMDKIEISEEKVPYCECGGVFKPNVVLFGEMLPNLESAIHQSMQADLMLTVGSSLQVSPVNTLPQYCLERGGKVVVINFMSTRLDYLAQVAVQEDVCDFLPAVVEVLRRK
- a CDS encoding tRNA-binding protein; the encoded protein is MATLEDFQKIDIRVGKIIEVKDFEGARNPSYKVKIDFGELGIKVSSAQITKLYSKEDLLNRQIVAVVNFPPKRIAGFKSEVLILGVMKEEGEVILLQPDREAPLGYKIG
- a CDS encoding DUF1573 domain-containing protein gives rise to the protein MKGKNIVIFFLIGVIIVLGGILVFSNIQNDSSNAPQNNSITQNISGPQPRITVVEEEWDFGKVIQGEKPSHIFTVKNEGEGDLIIDSLKGSCPCIEASISANLIKPGESAELKVSYDTTDYVGKDEKHVHIYSNDPRAADKRVNLFVETEKLIGLYLEK
- a CDS encoding ABC transporter ATP-binding protein; its protein translation is MADKIILEAVNLKKYYHRGSEIVKALDGVELKIKESEIVSIVGCSGSGKTTLMNLISCLDKMTAGSLKIGNTDVTSLEENDLIRIRRENIGFVFQRFYLIPTLTVRENVELPLIFAKKNIDEKNILDLLKEVNLEDKKEIQVKYLSGGDKQRTGIARALVNNPKMLIADEPMGKLETKVGFQILELFKRLSQKGLAVFIATHDLELAQAAQKIIHLQDGKIIPKEKSDLYY